The following is a genomic window from Spirosoma foliorum.
TATCGCCAGTTGTACGTTTATAGCCGTGCAGAATGACGGAATAACCACCAACAAGTACATAACGTACTTCTCGTTTATGAAGTGCTTCCAGGAAATCCTGGAAATCCGGATTAAATAGACTAGCCATTTACATGTTTTCGAGCATCAAATATAGTCCGATCTAACCGGGGCGGATTAGCAAGATCATAGCCAAATGCAACGCTGATCAAGTAGGCTGATGCTTTAAGTCGATCAGCATAGGTTTCATTTTCACTACGTGCATGATAACGTTCAGTTTCTTCATGGGTTCCCATGTGAAATGCCGTGCGATCAAGTCTAAAAGAATCAGCCATATGAAGTAATCTGGTTAGTCTCCCCAAAATTACGGTTTTGCGGCATATTGTCCGCATACCCTTGTTTTTCAGACCAATACCACCTATATTTGCACTCCCGTTTCAGGACGGGCCTATATTTATTATAGGTAAGCATTTATAAATCAAACAATTAGTCTCCATAACAGTGAATACGCTCAGTTACAAAACCATCTCTGCCAACAAAGAAACGGTGCAGAAGGATTGGATTGTGGTTGACGCTCAGGGTGAAGTGCTCGGTCGGCTGGCCAGCCAAATCGCACGCCTGATTCGCGGCAAACACAAAACCAACTTCACACCTCATGTTGATTGCGGGGATAATGTGATTGTCATCAACGCCGACAAGGTCCGCCTGACGGGTGCAAAGATGACCGATAAAGTTTACGTTCGCCACACAGGCTATCCTGGCGGTCAACGGTTCGCGACGCCCCGGTTGTTGCTCGAAAAACATCCCGAGCGCATCATCGAGCATGCTGTAAAAGGTATGTTACCGAAAAACCGTCTTGGTCGGCGGTTGTACACCAACCTGTACGTTTACGCTGGTGATCAACACCCGCACGAGGCTCAGCAACCAACAGCAGTTAAATTCTAAGTCATAATGGATCGTATTAATACCATTGGCCGCCGTAAAACTGCCATCTCCCGAATTTACATGTCGGCGGGCAGCGGAGCCATCTCGGTAAACGGGAAAGATTACAAACAATATTTCCCTACCGAAGTCCTGCAAATCATTCTGAACCAACCATTTGCAACCGTTAACGGTGTAGGTGGCTATGACGTAAAAGTGAACGTTCGTGGTGGTGGTGTGGCTGGTCAGGCCGAAGCTACTCGCATGGCGATTGCTCGGGCGCTGGTTGAACTTAACGCTGAATTCCGTCCTGCCCTCAAAAAAGAAGGCTTCCTGACACGGGATTCACGTATGGTTGAACGGAAAAAGCCAGGTCGGAAAAAAGCCCGTCGCCGGTTCCAGTTCTCGAA
Proteins encoded in this region:
- the rpsI gene encoding 30S ribosomal protein S9, yielding MDRINTIGRRKTAISRIYMSAGSGAISVNGKDYKQYFPTEVLQIILNQPFATVNGVGGYDVKVNVRGGGVAGQAEATRMAIARALVELNAEFRPALKKEGFLTRDSRMVERKKPGRKKARRRFQFSKR
- the rplM gene encoding 50S ribosomal protein L13; the protein is MNTLSYKTISANKETVQKDWIVVDAQGEVLGRLASQIARLIRGKHKTNFTPHVDCGDNVIVINADKVRLTGAKMTDKVYVRHTGYPGGQRFATPRLLLEKHPERIIEHAVKGMLPKNRLGRRLYTNLYVYAGDQHPHEAQQPTAVKF